In Aristaeella hokkaidonensis, the following are encoded in one genomic region:
- a CDS encoding insulinase family protein has protein sequence MKRILSLFLVLALAVSTLPALAEPAPSGAAEAAGLPAVGDVVEGFEVKELRPFDLVGATLVSFEHQKTGAKLLYIANEDTNRAFQLSFLTRPIDNTGLPHVFEHSTLSGSEKYPSKALFFNLLYQSYTTFVNAYTDDYVTCYPVGSLSEKQLLAMADLYTDSCLHPMIMTDESIYRTESWRYEMADMESPLTLNGTVYSEMTGALTLQRSARDNARTATFPGSVAAYNSGGIPKYIPDMTWDSLKEYHNRFYHPSNCLAYLYGSYENYTAFLKLLNEAFAPYEKQDFTFTDSGYTRITEPVVTSVPYAVAEGTDTTNQSSVYYYILCPGLRENKEEQRIVDHADLMLATTGSLLIENLKKAFPAGSFTCSRDSVGPDDALLFAADNVNANDAETFRKIVNDSLKQIVQDGFDPVQVDATATRQELTNKLATEGGSPIIGVVANLSEGYALTGNPFEYCENMEAQTHIREENEKGLLTGAIEKWLVDPALYTLTTTYPEPGLKEKQEAALAEKLAEIKAGMTEEEKQAIIDATNAKPEEEDTTEMVASLTAVTVADLPEDVREIPYTDETGADGVRRLNMTANVDEIGLIDLFLDARGLSQEDLQYARLFSQLLGQLDTDAHTKEELALLMGRYLTGGSYKIQTFDTADKNDVTAYLAAEWVALDRDLPASYDLEQEILFHTQFTDIPTIAEKISALKSTARSIISAAPYTVVLARQAGLDDPQSRVQDYLSFTPYYTFLENVEQQMATEPEAVVARLQAIQSFLANRSGAMAIYAGNENSIALNAPLVDAFFAELPDEKREYPAYDVPAADRKEGLSVDGNIQYNCLTASFRELGIEPDYTFDVIGSIITDQVLIPILRDQMGAYGASCGTNGDLGLMIYSYRDPNVKATFDLYDSIPEKLASMELTQDQINGYIMRQYSSIATPAGELTEAILKINAVLNGRPEDETLQKMRAYKSVTPETVKNAAAVFAQLVEKGARGTAGPIGALQANSDLYDTILNPFHTEDLSKVSFSDVAEDSEQHDAIYAAFASGLMQPKEEGLFAPDEPATVGDFLGGLYMLIGGGANDPETCKAALSANGLIPADQDLNAELNEGFLGGILAALGAPGSTETPDAAVTRAELAKLFIQLTGK, from the coding sequence ATGAAACGAATACTGTCCCTGTTCCTTGTGCTGGCGCTGGCAGTCAGCACACTGCCCGCCCTGGCGGAACCGGCTCCGTCAGGCGCTGCCGAAGCGGCCGGCCTGCCGGCCGTGGGCGACGTGGTCGAAGGCTTCGAAGTCAAGGAGCTTCGTCCCTTTGACCTGGTCGGCGCAACCCTGGTGTCCTTTGAGCACCAGAAGACAGGCGCGAAGCTTCTTTACATTGCCAATGAAGATACCAACCGCGCCTTCCAGCTGTCCTTCCTGACCCGGCCGATTGACAACACCGGCCTGCCCCATGTGTTTGAACACAGCACCCTGTCGGGCTCGGAGAAGTATCCCAGCAAAGCCCTGTTTTTCAATCTTCTTTATCAGTCCTATACCACCTTTGTGAACGCTTATACCGACGACTATGTGACCTGTTATCCGGTGGGTTCCCTTTCCGAAAAGCAGCTGCTTGCCATGGCGGATCTTTATACAGACTCCTGCCTGCATCCGATGATCATGACGGATGAAAGCATCTACCGTACGGAATCCTGGCGGTATGAAATGGCGGATATGGAAAGTCCCCTGACGCTGAACGGTACCGTGTACAGTGAAATGACCGGTGCCCTCACGCTGCAGAGAAGCGCCCGTGACAACGCGAGGACTGCCACCTTCCCCGGTTCCGTGGCGGCTTATAACTCCGGCGGCATTCCCAAATACATTCCGGATATGACCTGGGATTCCCTGAAGGAATACCACAACCGGTTCTATCATCCGTCCAACTGTCTCGCTTACCTGTACGGCTCCTATGAGAATTACACAGCTTTCCTGAAGCTGCTGAATGAAGCCTTCGCTCCCTATGAAAAGCAGGACTTCACCTTCACCGACAGCGGCTATACCCGGATCACGGAGCCTGTGGTCACCAGCGTTCCCTACGCGGTGGCAGAAGGTACGGATACCACCAATCAGTCTTCCGTGTATTACTATATCCTCTGCCCCGGCCTGAGGGAAAACAAGGAAGAACAGCGGATCGTGGATCATGCGGATCTCATGCTGGCCACCACCGGTTCTCTCCTGATTGAAAACCTGAAAAAAGCCTTCCCTGCCGGAAGCTTCACCTGCTCCCGTGACTCCGTCGGACCCGATGACGCTTTGCTCTTTGCTGCAGACAACGTCAACGCGAATGACGCGGAAACCTTCCGCAAAATCGTCAATGACTCCCTGAAGCAGATTGTGCAGGACGGTTTTGATCCTGTGCAGGTGGACGCGACCGCCACCCGCCAGGAACTGACCAATAAGCTGGCAACGGAAGGCGGCAGCCCGATCATAGGCGTTGTCGCCAATCTTTCCGAAGGCTATGCCCTGACCGGCAATCCCTTTGAATACTGCGAAAACATGGAAGCCCAGACCCATATCCGGGAGGAGAACGAAAAAGGCCTCCTCACCGGCGCTATTGAAAAATGGCTGGTGGATCCGGCACTGTATACCCTGACCACCACCTATCCGGAACCCGGCCTGAAGGAAAAGCAGGAAGCTGCCCTGGCTGAAAAGCTGGCAGAGATCAAGGCCGGCATGACGGAAGAGGAAAAGCAGGCCATCATCGACGCCACCAACGCGAAGCCCGAAGAGGAAGACACCACTGAAATGGTCGCCTCCCTGACGGCTGTCACCGTGGCTGACCTTCCCGAAGACGTCCGTGAGATCCCGTATACGGATGAAACCGGCGCCGACGGCGTCCGCCGTCTGAACATGACAGCCAACGTGGATGAAATCGGACTGATCGACCTGTTCCTGGACGCCCGCGGTCTTTCCCAGGAAGACCTGCAGTATGCGCGCCTTTTCTCCCAGCTGCTGGGTCAGCTGGATACTGACGCCCATACCAAGGAAGAGCTTGCCCTGCTCATGGGCCGTTACCTGACGGGCGGAAGCTACAAAATCCAAACTTTCGATACGGCTGACAAGAACGACGTTACCGCCTACCTGGCGGCCGAGTGGGTCGCCCTGGACAGGGACCTGCCGGCCAGCTATGACCTCGAGCAGGAAATCCTGTTCCATACGCAGTTTACAGACATCCCGACGATTGCCGAAAAGATCTCAGCCCTGAAATCCACTGCCCGCAGCATCATTTCCGCTGCCCCCTATACGGTGGTTTTAGCCCGCCAGGCCGGGCTTGACGATCCCCAGTCCAGGGTGCAGGACTACCTGAGCTTCACCCCTTATTACACCTTCCTGGAAAATGTGGAGCAGCAGATGGCAACGGAACCGGAAGCAGTTGTTGCCCGCCTGCAGGCGATCCAGTCTTTCCTGGCCAACCGCAGCGGAGCCATGGCCATCTATGCCGGCAATGAGAACTCCATTGCGCTCAACGCGCCCCTGGTGGATGCTTTCTTCGCGGAGCTCCCCGATGAGAAGCGGGAGTATCCCGCCTATGACGTGCCGGCAGCCGACAGGAAGGAAGGCCTTTCCGTGGACGGCAACATCCAGTACAACTGCCTGACTGCTTCCTTCCGGGAGCTCGGCATTGAACCGGATTACACCTTTGACGTCATCGGCTCGATCATCACCGACCAGGTGCTGATTCCCATCCTGCGGGACCAGATGGGCGCCTACGGTGCCTCCTGCGGCACGAACGGCGACCTCGGCCTGATGATCTACTCCTACCGGGATCCCAACGTGAAGGCCACCTTTGACCTGTATGATTCCATCCCGGAAAAGCTGGCCTCCATGGAACTGACCCAGGACCAGATCAACGGCTATATCATGCGCCAGTATTCATCCATCGCGACGCCTGCCGGCGAACTGACAGAAGCCATCCTTAAGATCAACGCAGTCCTGAATGGCCGTCCCGAGGACGAAACGCTGCAGAAGATGCGCGCCTATAAGAGCGTGACGCCTGAAACCGTGAAAAACGCGGCGGCTGTCTTTGCCCAGCTGGTGGAAAAAGGTGCCCGCGGCACTGCCGGCCCCATCGGCGCCCTGCAGGCCAACAGCGATCTGTATGACACGATCCTGAATCCCTTCCATACGGAAGACCTGTCCAAGGTTTCCTTCTCCGACGTGGCGGAAGACAGTGAACAGCATGACGCCATCTACGCCGCCTTTGCGAGCGGCCTCATGCAGCCGAAGGAAGAAGGCCTCTTTGCGCCGGATGAACCCGCCACCGTGGGTGATTTCCTCGGCGGACTGTATATGCTGATCGGCGGCGGAGCCAATGATCCGGAAACCTGCAAAGCTGCTCTGAGTGCCAACGGTCTGATCCCCGCGGATCAGGACCTGAATGCCGAACTGAATGAGGGTTTCCTCGGCGGCATTCTGGCCGCTCTGGGCGCTCCCGGCTCTACCGAGACACCGGATGCGGCAGTCACCCGTGCCGAACTGGCGAAGCTGTTTATCCAGCTTACCGGTAAATAA
- a CDS encoding cation:proton antiporter, with translation MQTLLLIAVALFSGLLMTRLFDKFHLPDVTAYLVTGVLIGPCILGRLGVPCLGFNTFEQVDSLSMISDVALGFIAFAIGHEFRLSALKQTGKQATVIGIIQACFATLCVDAALIALHFIMPDLLPMPVAVTLGAIAAATAPAATLMVVRQYKAKGPVTDVLLPVVALDDAVGLVIFAISFGIAQSLKNGDTDIAALILEPLMEVFLSLAFGGLVGLVLTWLERFFHSHRNRNALIVGSVILTVAVSQLKIPAGPFTFGFSSLLVCMMLGTIFCNFCPLSEDLMLQADRWSGPAVTLFFVLSGAALKFEVFGDPAVLLVGVVYIVARSLGKYLGAGLSSSMVHSPEPVRKYLGITLLPQAGVALGMCATAYRVLGGTEGTLVRNIVLFSVLVYELVGPSLTKWALTKAGDIRKMPDEVASRREKELQEAAKPVPAAFRK, from the coding sequence ATGCAAACGCTTCTGCTGATTGCTGTTGCCCTGTTCTCCGGACTATTGATGACCCGTCTGTTTGATAAGTTTCACCTGCCGGATGTCACCGCCTACCTGGTGACCGGCGTGCTGATCGGCCCCTGCATCCTGGGACGGCTGGGGGTTCCGTGCCTGGGTTTCAACACCTTTGAGCAGGTGGATTCCCTTTCGATGATTTCGGATGTGGCCCTGGGCTTCATTGCTTTTGCCATCGGCCATGAATTCCGCCTTTCCGCCCTGAAGCAAACGGGTAAGCAGGCAACGGTGATCGGTATCATCCAGGCCTGCTTTGCCACCCTGTGCGTGGACGCGGCACTGATTGCCCTGCACTTTATCATGCCGGACCTGCTGCCGATGCCCGTGGCTGTAACCCTGGGCGCGATCGCGGCGGCTACCGCCCCGGCTGCCACCCTGATGGTGGTCCGTCAGTACAAGGCCAAGGGGCCGGTGACGGACGTGCTGCTGCCGGTGGTTGCCCTGGATGATGCGGTAGGCCTGGTGATCTTCGCCATTTCCTTCGGCATTGCCCAGTCCCTGAAAAACGGGGATACCGATATCGCCGCCCTGATCCTGGAACCGCTCATGGAGGTGTTCCTGTCCCTCGCCTTCGGCGGACTGGTGGGCCTGGTGCTGACCTGGCTGGAGCGGTTCTTCCACTCCCACCGGAACCGGAACGCCCTCATTGTCGGCAGCGTCATCCTGACGGTGGCCGTCAGCCAGCTGAAGATCCCGGCGGGTCCTTTCACCTTCGGATTCTCTTCCCTGCTGGTCTGCATGATGCTGGGCACCATTTTCTGCAACTTCTGCCCCCTCAGCGAGGATCTGATGCTGCAGGCGGACCGCTGGTCCGGCCCGGCCGTGACCCTGTTCTTTGTGCTCAGCGGCGCGGCGCTGAAGTTTGAGGTCTTCGGCGATCCCGCCGTGCTCCTGGTCGGCGTGGTCTATATCGTTGCCCGGTCGCTGGGCAAATATCTGGGCGCCGGCCTGTCCTCCTCCATGGTTCACAGTCCCGAACCGGTCCGGAAATACCTGGGCATCACTCTGCTGCCCCAGGCCGGCGTGGCCCTGGGCATGTGCGCCACAGCCTACCGGGTGCTGGGCGGCACGGAGGGTACGCTGGTCCGGAATATTGTGCTTTTCTCCGTGCTGGTCTATGAACTGGTGGGCCCGAGTCTGACCAAGTGGGCCCTGACCAAAGCCGGGGATATCCGGAAAATGCCGGACGAGGTTGCTTCCCGCCGGGAAAAGGAACTGCAGGAGGCCGCCAAACCGGTGCCTGCCGCCTTCCGGAAATAG
- the cysK gene encoding cysteine synthase A yields the protein MVYNTILEAVGNTPMVRLNRMPEEGSAEILVKVEALNVGGSIKTRTALNMIEQAEKEDKLSPDSIIVEPTSGNQGIGLALVGVVKGYRTIIIMPDSVSEERRKLIRHYGAEVKLIHDAGDIGKCMEECLNCAMEMKAKNPKVFVPQQFENPNNTLAHKKHTALEIMAQVAGPIHGYCSGIGTGGTLTGIGEVLKAQYPDMEIWAVEPENAAILAGGTIGTHIQMGIGDGIIPDILNREIYDDIYVVTDAEALETARRLAREEGLVCGISSGTNVAAALKLAKKLGPGKTVVTVLPDTAERYYSTPLFGV from the coding sequence ATGGTTTATAATACAATTCTTGAAGCGGTCGGCAACACGCCCATGGTTCGGCTGAACCGGATGCCGGAGGAAGGCAGCGCCGAAATCCTGGTCAAGGTGGAGGCCCTGAATGTGGGCGGCTCCATCAAAACCCGCACCGCGCTGAATATGATTGAGCAGGCGGAAAAGGAAGACAAGCTCTCCCCGGACAGCATCATCGTGGAGCCCACCAGCGGCAACCAGGGAATCGGCCTGGCGCTTGTCGGCGTGGTCAAAGGCTACCGGACGATCATCATCATGCCGGACTCCGTCAGCGAAGAGCGCCGCAAACTCATCCGCCATTACGGAGCGGAAGTCAAGCTGATCCATGACGCCGGGGACATCGGCAAGTGCATGGAAGAATGCCTCAACTGCGCCATGGAGATGAAGGCGAAGAACCCGAAGGTCTTTGTTCCCCAGCAGTTTGAAAACCCGAACAACACCCTGGCCCACAAAAAGCATACCGCCCTGGAGATCATGGCCCAGGTGGCCGGACCGATCCACGGCTACTGCAGCGGCATCGGCACCGGCGGCACCCTCACCGGCATCGGCGAAGTGCTGAAGGCCCAGTATCCGGATATGGAGATCTGGGCAGTGGAACCGGAAAACGCCGCCATCCTCGCCGGAGGCACCATCGGCACCCATATCCAGATGGGCATCGGCGACGGCATTATCCCGGATATCCTGAACCGGGAAATCTATGACGATATCTACGTGGTTACCGACGCGGAAGCCCTGGAAACCGCCCGACGCCTGGCCAGGGAAGAAGGCCTGGTCTGCGGTATCTCCAGCGGCACCAACGTGGCCGCCGCCCTGAAGCTGGCCAAGAAACTCGGGCCCGGCAAAACCGTGGTCACCGTGCTGCCCGATACCGCCGAGCGGTATTATTCCACACCCCTCTTCGGCGTGTAA
- a CDS encoding NlpC/P60 family protein: protein MTEKMILRGRKTVRRIAVLLTVMLVIFAGPGKAVVKESAMLEAAFELLEEANPFVARYEQLTGRVISTLYTDGVPYYFGGLSGTKWNGYFYMSYPNYHVITCETKTGYFQRGKTYLYGLDCTGFTRHVFKACGREPHPPLSEILNNWDQRPFHVFDSREGFEAPPYPELKNTLQEGDLLVIKHENSETRHVMMYIGTLRDYGYNTTDEPELARWLDYPLVIHCGLSPFFGERFQQIIDENPALYEGCTTTDGGVAISIVGVNPEDAPVHEHVQKTDYDWFVMNDGGYVLSVVNLSDVKTYAWYRSNS, encoded by the coding sequence ATGACGGAAAAAATGATACTGCGAGGCAGGAAGACTGTCCGAAGAATCGCAGTGCTGCTGACGGTGATGCTGGTGATCTTTGCCGGCCCGGGAAAAGCGGTGGTGAAGGAATCGGCAATGCTGGAGGCGGCGTTTGAACTGCTGGAAGAGGCGAATCCTTTTGTTGCCCGGTATGAACAACTGACGGGACGGGTGATCAGCACCCTGTACACCGACGGCGTTCCCTATTACTTCGGCGGACTGTCCGGGACCAAGTGGAACGGATATTTTTATATGTCCTATCCGAATTATCATGTGATCACCTGCGAGACTAAAACCGGATATTTCCAGCGGGGAAAAACGTATCTGTACGGCCTGGACTGCACCGGCTTTACCCGGCATGTGTTCAAGGCCTGCGGACGGGAGCCGCATCCGCCCCTGTCGGAAATCCTGAACAACTGGGACCAGCGGCCGTTCCATGTGTTTGACAGCCGTGAAGGGTTTGAGGCACCTCCCTATCCGGAGCTGAAGAATACCCTGCAGGAGGGCGACCTGCTGGTCATCAAACACGAGAACTCCGAAACCCGGCATGTGATGATGTATATCGGAACCCTCCGGGATTACGGCTATAACACGACAGATGAACCGGAACTGGCCAGATGGCTGGATTACCCGCTGGTCATTCACTGCGGGCTCAGTCCCTTCTTCGGCGAGCGGTTCCAGCAGATCATTGATGAAAACCCGGCCCTGTATGAAGGCTGCACAACAACGGACGGGGGCGTTGCCATCTCCATTGTGGGAGTGAACCCGGAAGACGCGCCGGTGCATGAGCATGTGCAGAAGACAGACTACGACTGGTTTGTGATGAACGACGGCGGATATGTGCTTTCGGTGGTAAACCTGAGCGATGTGAAGACTTATGCGTGGTACAGAAGCAATTCATAA
- the metF gene encoding methylenetetrahydrofolate reductase [NAD(P)H] yields MRILDTVRSTDLSLSFEVFPPKTDATFEEVLKATEEIAALKPSFISVTYGAGGKGGKYTLEIARTLQNTDGVETLAHLTCVGAGKEDISSYLQTLKAAGIRNIMALRGDLPEGMTPEDMKNSPYPHASDLIREIRKAGDFCIGAACYPEVHPESSVQAEDLRYLKEKVDAGADFLTTQMFFDNNLLYNFLYKLRETGVTVPVVPGIMPITKANQVKRALKLSGSFMPRRFTSLVDKFGSSPEAMQRAGIIYACDQIIDLYANGIRHVHVYTMNKPDVAAAIQNHLSGMLGRTF; encoded by the coding sequence ATGAGAATACTGGACACGGTCCGGAGTACGGATTTAAGTCTTTCTTTCGAGGTGTTTCCGCCGAAGACGGACGCGACCTTTGAGGAAGTGCTGAAGGCGACGGAGGAAATTGCGGCGCTGAAGCCCTCCTTTATCTCCGTGACCTACGGCGCGGGCGGCAAGGGCGGCAAATACACCCTGGAAATCGCCCGGACGCTGCAGAACACGGACGGGGTGGAAACCCTGGCCCACCTGACCTGCGTCGGCGCGGGAAAGGAAGACATCAGCTCCTACCTGCAGACCCTGAAGGCTGCCGGAATCCGGAACATCATGGCGCTGCGGGGCGACCTGCCGGAAGGCATGACGCCGGAAGACATGAAGAACAGTCCCTATCCCCATGCTTCCGACCTGATCCGGGAAATCCGGAAAGCCGGGGACTTCTGCATCGGCGCGGCCTGCTATCCGGAAGTGCATCCTGAAAGCAGCGTGCAGGCGGAGGATCTCCGCTACCTGAAGGAAAAGGTGGACGCGGGCGCAGACTTCCTGACCACCCAGATGTTCTTTGACAACAACCTTTTGTATAACTTCCTGTACAAGCTGCGGGAGACGGGCGTGACGGTGCCGGTGGTGCCGGGCATCATGCCCATTACGAAAGCCAACCAGGTGAAGCGTGCCCTGAAGCTGTCCGGCAGCTTTATGCCCCGGCGGTTTACCAGCCTGGTGGATAAATTCGGCTCTTCTCCCGAAGCCATGCAGCGGGCAGGCATCATCTATGCCTGTGACCAGATTATTGACCTGTATGCCAACGGCATCCGGCATGTGCATGTGTACACAATGAACAAGCCGGACGTGGCGGCGGCCATCCAGAACCACCTGAGCGGTATGCTGGGGAGGACCTTCTGA
- a CDS encoding vitamin B12 dependent-methionine synthase activation domain-containing protein has translation MKEGLRLAELGEIPFDEKEILRYAMLPSFAPAPEELPMKECLAAAKGAVQCRAVWCRYPLKRDGEELDLGFARTTSRGLKEHLEGCDEIILFACTAGAEMDRRIGRAKLQSPAKGLLMHAIGAQQVESGCDRLCRQLAEQFPDKQLTDRYSPGYGDLPLEMQKDVMTALDCGRTVGITLTDSLLMTPSKSVTAIIGMKERKSE, from the coding sequence ATGAAGGAAGGACTGCGGCTGGCTGAACTGGGGGAAATCCCCTTTGACGAAAAAGAAATCCTGCGTTACGCGATGCTGCCCTCCTTCGCGCCGGCTCCGGAAGAGCTGCCGATGAAGGAATGCCTGGCGGCGGCCAAAGGCGCGGTGCAGTGCCGGGCGGTCTGGTGCCGGTATCCCCTGAAGCGGGATGGGGAGGAACTGGACCTGGGCTTTGCCCGGACAACCTCCCGGGGGCTGAAAGAGCACCTGGAGGGCTGTGACGAGATAATCCTGTTTGCCTGCACGGCAGGCGCGGAAATGGACCGCCGGATTGGCCGGGCAAAGCTGCAGTCCCCGGCCAAGGGACTGCTGATGCATGCCATCGGGGCACAGCAGGTGGAAAGCGGCTGTGACCGGCTGTGCAGGCAGCTGGCGGAGCAGTTTCCGGACAAGCAGCTGACAGACCGGTATTCCCCGGGATACGGGGACCTGCCGCTGGAAATGCAGAAGGATGTTATGACTGCCCTGGACTGCGGGCGGACGGTGGGGATCACCCTGACGGACAGCCTGCTGATGACGCCGAGCAAGAGCGTGACGGCAATCATCGGAATGAAAGAGAGAAAGTCTGAATGA
- a CDS encoding homocysteine S-methyltransferase family protein: MNLKELLQKGPFFLDGGMGTLLQARGLKPGEAPEKWGMTHPDVITDIQRSYYEAGTDMVLTNTFGVHPLRYSLSECEEMVRTAIGCADKARKAIADGKERFVALDIGPCGRLLKPLGNLDFEEAVQGFAEVVRFGVKYGADCVFIETMNDGAEARAALLAAKENSDLPVLVSCAYGADGKLMTGGTPESVVAMLESLGADAVGVNCSLGPDALAPIVERYLAAASIPVLMKPNAGLPQEKDGKTVYNVGPEEFSADIVPLIEKGLRIIGGCCGTTPDFIRAVKNASAGRVPPAVEKKEKTIIASRGHAIELGKDPVIIGERINPTGKKRLRKALEEGDMAYVLNEAIVQEEHGAEVLDVNVGTPGVDEPALLEQAVQELQAVTDLPLQLDTSDPEAMRRALRVYNGKALINSVNGKQEVMDAIFPLVKKYGGAVVALTLDEDGIPGTAEGRLAIAEKILKEAAKYGIGPKDILFDTLTMTVSTDGNAAKVTLDALKMIREKTGCGTVLGVSNVSFGLPVREVLGSVFLTLALENGLSGAIMNPLNERMMGAMISFRTLTGRDENCAAYIQYANDLPTMQAVTPAAGAAGGAKETEAKGLRRAVVKGLCKEAANLTRTALEEGRDSLDLVKEEIIPALDEVGQGFEAKKIFLPQLMMSAEAAEAAVAEIKKKAANQDAQASKGIVVLATVKGDIHDIGKNIVKLLLENYGFTVADLGKDVPPETVLEAVERLHAPICGLSALMTTTVPAMAETVKLVHEKAPWCKVMVGGAVLTEEYAREIGADGYGKDAMASVRLAERYMQEQA; the protein is encoded by the coding sequence ATGAATCTGAAGGAATTGCTGCAAAAGGGCCCGTTCTTCCTGGACGGCGGCATGGGAACGCTGCTGCAGGCAAGGGGACTGAAGCCGGGTGAAGCGCCGGAGAAGTGGGGTATGACCCATCCGGACGTGATCACCGATATCCAGCGGAGCTACTACGAGGCGGGCACCGACATGGTGCTGACCAACACCTTTGGTGTGCATCCGCTGCGCTACAGCCTTTCCGAATGTGAAGAGATGGTCCGGACGGCCATCGGCTGTGCGGACAAGGCCCGGAAAGCCATCGCCGACGGGAAGGAACGGTTTGTCGCCCTGGATATCGGCCCCTGCGGAAGACTGCTGAAGCCGCTGGGGAACCTGGACTTTGAGGAAGCGGTACAGGGCTTTGCGGAAGTGGTGCGCTTCGGCGTGAAGTACGGGGCGGACTGCGTGTTTATTGAAACCATGAATGACGGGGCGGAAGCCCGGGCGGCCTTGCTGGCGGCGAAAGAAAACAGTGACCTGCCGGTGCTGGTTTCCTGTGCCTATGGCGCGGACGGAAAGCTGATGACCGGTGGTACGCCGGAATCGGTGGTGGCCATGCTGGAGAGCCTGGGCGCGGACGCCGTGGGCGTCAACTGCTCCCTGGGACCGGACGCGCTGGCGCCGATTGTGGAACGCTACCTGGCGGCGGCTTCAATCCCGGTGCTGATGAAGCCCAATGCCGGCCTGCCCCAGGAAAAGGACGGAAAGACGGTTTACAACGTGGGACCGGAGGAATTCTCCGCCGATATCGTCCCGCTGATCGAAAAAGGCCTGCGGATCATCGGCGGCTGCTGCGGCACGACGCCGGACTTCATCCGGGCGGTGAAGAACGCTTCGGCTGGCAGGGTTCCGCCGGCAGTGGAAAAGAAAGAAAAGACGATTATTGCTTCCCGGGGGCACGCCATTGAACTGGGGAAGGATCCGGTGATCATCGGCGAGCGGATCAACCCCACGGGCAAGAAGCGGCTGCGCAAAGCCCTGGAAGAGGGCGACATGGCCTATGTGCTGAATGAAGCCATCGTGCAGGAAGAGCACGGGGCGGAAGTGCTGGACGTCAACGTAGGCACACCGGGCGTGGATGAACCGGCCCTGCTGGAGCAGGCGGTGCAGGAGCTGCAGGCAGTGACCGACCTGCCGCTGCAGCTGGACACCTCCGATCCGGAAGCAATGCGGCGCGCGCTGCGCGTATATAATGGCAAAGCCCTGATCAACTCTGTGAACGGCAAGCAGGAAGTCATGGACGCTATCTTCCCGCTGGTGAAGAAATACGGCGGGGCGGTGGTTGCCCTGACGCTGGATGAGGACGGGATTCCCGGCACGGCGGAAGGCCGGCTGGCCATTGCCGAAAAGATCCTGAAGGAAGCCGCGAAATACGGCATCGGCCCGAAGGATATTCTGTTTGATACCCTGACTATGACGGTCAGCACGGACGGGAACGCTGCGAAGGTGACCCTGGACGCGCTGAAAATGATCCGGGAAAAGACCGGGTGCGGAACAGTGCTGGGCGTCAGCAACGTCTCCTTCGGCCTGCCGGTGCGGGAGGTGCTGGGAAGCGTCTTCCTGACGCTGGCACTGGAAAACGGCCTGTCCGGCGCAATCATGAACCCGCTGAATGAGCGGATGATGGGCGCGATGATCAGTTTCCGGACCCTGACGGGCCGGGACGAAAACTGCGCTGCTTATATCCAGTATGCCAACGACCTGCCCACCATGCAGGCAGTGACGCCGGCGGCGGGAGCGGCCGGCGGTGCGAAGGAAACCGAAGCGAAGGGACTGCGCCGCGCGGTGGTGAAGGGCCTGTGCAAGGAAGCGGCCAACCTGACCCGGACAGCCCTGGAAGAAGGACGGGACAGCCTGGACCTGGTGAAGGAAGAGATTATCCCGGCCCTGGACGAGGTGGGCCAGGGCTTTGAAGCCAAGAAGATTTTCCTGCCCCAGCTGATGATGAGCGCGGAAGCGGCGGAGGCGGCCGTGGCGGAAATCAAGAAGAAGGCGGCAAACCAGGACGCGCAAGCCTCCAAGGGGATCGTGGTGCTGGCTACCGTGAAGGGCGATATCCACGACATCGGCAAGAATATTGTGAAGCTGCTGTTGGAGAACTACGGATTTACTGTGGCGGACCTGGGCAAGGACGTGCCGCCGGAGACGGTGCTGGAGGCTGTGGAGCGCCTGCATGCGCCGATCTGCGGCCTGAGCGCCCTGATGACCACCACGGTGCCGGCTATGGCGGAAACCGTGAAGCTGGTGCATGAGAAGGCACCCTGGTGCAAGGTGATGGTCGGCGGCGCCGTGCTCACTGAGGAATATGCCCGGGAGATCGGCGCGGACGGATACGGCAAGGACGCGATGGCGTCCGTACGCCTGGCGGAACGCTATATGCAGGAGCAGGCGTGA